In Paralcaligenes sp. KSB-10, the following are encoded in one genomic region:
- a CDS encoding DUF6285 domain-containing protein — protein MINLPHGPELLHVARRTLLDELLPLLPPEKVYETRMIANAMAIAARELTQRDAAEQESTTRIRVFLQSIAADPHRAATEETLAALIKERRIGPAAQEPLHELLTDLTTAKLAISNPKYLSGNQG, from the coding sequence ATGATTAACCTGCCGCACGGCCCCGAACTGCTGCATGTAGCGCGGCGCACCCTGCTGGATGAACTGCTGCCACTGCTGCCGCCCGAAAAAGTCTATGAAACACGCATGATAGCCAATGCAATGGCCATTGCCGCACGCGAACTGACACAGCGGGACGCGGCGGAGCAGGAGAGCACCACGCGGATACGCGTTTTCCTACAAAGCATTGCTGCGGATCCGCATAGGGCCGCCACCGAAGAAACCCTGGCCGCGCTGATCAAAGAACGCCGCATCGGGCCGGCCGCACAGGAACCGCTGCACGAGCTGCTTACGGATCTCACCACAGCAAAGCTGGCCATCAGCAACCCGAAATATCTTTCAGGCAACCAAGGGTAG
- a CDS encoding TetR/AcrR family transcriptional regulator: MISDFESFKIELSLSKDEIYRELYRKNKDRIRIKKEYVAVKNLARIIESTLRLASSKGFHAMSLRDLCADSGFSIGGLYAYIKNKDDLIHLIQSHGFILTRRTMLAYTQGIDAARDKLFAAIKTHLYLSELMLAWFSFSFMEAKSLPAKEKKEAIAIELEIENIIFDIIEQGVAAQAFKPIDARLLSSVIKAMMQDWYLKRRKYRNQAVNVTQYAEFVMGILESYLLR; encoded by the coding sequence ATGATTTCTGATTTTGAATCGTTCAAGATCGAACTGAGTCTTTCCAAAGATGAAATCTATCGCGAGCTGTACCGTAAAAACAAGGATCGCATTCGCATTAAAAAGGAATATGTAGCGGTCAAGAACCTGGCCCGCATTATTGAATCGACCTTGCGGCTGGCCAGTTCAAAAGGCTTTCACGCCATGTCGCTGCGAGACCTGTGCGCCGACTCGGGCTTCAGCATTGGCGGCCTGTATGCCTACATCAAGAACAAGGACGATCTGATCCATCTGATCCAGAGTCACGGGTTCATCCTGACCCGGCGCACCATGCTGGCCTACACACAAGGCATCGATGCCGCCCGGGACAAATTATTTGCGGCAATCAAAACCCATTTATACCTCAGCGAACTTATGCTGGCGTGGTTCAGCTTTTCATTCATGGAAGCCAAAAGCCTGCCCGCCAAAGAAAAAAAAGAAGCCATCGCGATCGAACTTGAAATCGAAAATATTATTTTCGACATCATTGAGCAAGGCGTTGCCGCGCAGGCTTTCAAACCCATCGATGCACGCCTGCTTTCTTCTGTCATCAAGGCCATGATGCAGGACTGGTACCTGAAGCGGCGCAAATATCGCAACCAGGCCGTCAATGTGACCCAATACGCCGAATTTGTCATGGGCATTCTGGAAAGCTACTTGCTGAGATGA
- a CDS encoding ABC transporter permease codes for MAQSRKVSNTVFSGQASMWPAFKWKPLVLLAPAVLFLLVFFVGPLLINFQQSLKTPDSGTLTAAYYIKVASDPYYLRVLGQTLMLGVVVVAICLITGYPLAYAIARARGGWKAALVFVLVAPLLVSVVVRSFGWMVILGSNGVINAVLRGLGLPSVDLMYSWTGITIALVHVLLPFMVLAIASTIETLDASIEEAAQVLGAHRARVFYHVMLPLCTEGIITGSILTFTLTIGSFVTVMLLGKNSTMVLPLLIYQRLTVASDWPTAAALGIILLAVVLALLWLQARLRHTAHEARP; via the coding sequence ATGGCCCAAAGTCGGAAAGTATCGAACACCGTCTTTTCCGGGCAAGCAAGCATGTGGCCCGCCTTCAAGTGGAAGCCACTTGTTTTGCTGGCGCCCGCCGTGCTGTTCCTGCTGGTTTTTTTTGTCGGCCCGCTGCTGATCAATTTTCAGCAGAGCCTGAAGACGCCCGATAGCGGGACGCTGACCGCCGCCTACTATATAAAAGTCGCCAGCGACCCATACTATCTGCGAGTACTCGGACAAACACTCATGCTGGGTGTCGTCGTCGTTGCCATATGCCTGATTACCGGGTATCCCCTGGCCTATGCCATCGCACGGGCTAGGGGGGGCTGGAAGGCCGCATTGGTCTTCGTGTTGGTGGCCCCCCTGCTTGTCAGCGTGGTCGTCCGTTCTTTCGGATGGATGGTGATACTGGGCAGCAACGGCGTGATCAATGCCGTCTTGCGCGGCCTGGGGCTGCCAAGCGTCGACCTCATGTACAGTTGGACGGGCATCACGATCGCACTCGTCCACGTCCTTTTGCCCTTCATGGTGCTGGCGATTGCAAGCACCATCGAAACGCTGGACGCAAGTATCGAAGAAGCGGCCCAGGTGCTGGGCGCGCATCGCGCGCGGGTGTTCTACCACGTCATGCTGCCGCTCTGCACGGAGGGCATCATCACGGGCTCCATCCTGACATTCACACTGACCATAGGCAGCTTCGTTACCGTAATGCTGCTTGGTAAAAATTCCACAATGGTACTGCCGCTGCTCATTTACCAGCGTCTGACGGTGGCATCGGATTGGCCGACGGCGGCCGCGCTCGGAATTATTCTTCTGGCGGTTGTACTTGCCCTTTTATGGCTGCAAGCGCGTTTGCGGCACACGGCGCACGAGGCCCGGCCATGA
- a CDS encoding ABC transporter permease: MSHFSILLKAYIAAMVFFLLVPVLIVVAVALTPGDFVTFPPPALSLRWFNKVLSDPQFLLPLWNSFRLGCASTFLAVILAVPAAIVMVRHPMRGLREIQMFLLSPLSLPTIILATGLLFFVPKIGMDSSFAALVAGHTVIIVPYVMRTVFGVYVNANQEIEYAAAVHGAGPLRTFWYVTLPLIRPGILAGAIFAFLMSFDEVAVALLLTNTDTTTLPVMLLSYLIYNYDPAVAAISTVQIFIVIVALLLLERIFGVGNMMFASRESQA; the protein is encoded by the coding sequence ATGAGCCATTTCAGCATCCTGCTCAAAGCCTATATCGCCGCCATGGTGTTCTTTCTGCTGGTTCCCGTCCTGATTGTAGTGGCCGTGGCGCTCACCCCCGGCGATTTCGTCACATTCCCTCCGCCTGCCTTGTCTTTGCGCTGGTTCAACAAGGTATTGTCCGATCCGCAGTTTCTATTGCCCCTGTGGAACAGTTTCCGGCTTGGCTGCGCCTCGACGTTCCTTGCGGTAATCCTTGCCGTACCCGCCGCCATAGTAATGGTGCGCCATCCCATGCGCGGCCTGCGCGAAATCCAGATGTTCCTGCTCTCGCCACTGAGCCTGCCCACCATTATTCTAGCCACCGGGCTATTGTTTTTTGTGCCAAAAATCGGCATGGATAGTTCCTTCGCGGCGCTGGTGGCGGGACATACTGTAATCATCGTGCCTTATGTCATGCGCACCGTTTTTGGCGTTTATGTCAATGCCAATCAAGAAATCGAATATGCCGCGGCGGTACACGGCGCGGGGCCATTGCGAACCTTCTGGTACGTAACCCTGCCTTTGATCCGGCCCGGAATTTTGGCGGGAGCCATCTTCGCATTTCTGATGTCCTTCGACGAGGTGGCTGTCGCGTTGCTATTGACGAATACAGATACAACGACACTGCCGGTCATGCTCTTGAGTTATCTCATTTACAACTACGATCCCGCCGTAGCGGCCATTTCAACAGTCCAGATTTTCATAGTGATTGTTGCGCTGCTGCTTCTGGAACGTATTTTCGGGGTTGGCAATATGATGTTCGCGTCCAGAGAAAGCCAGGCATGA
- a CDS encoding acyl-CoA dehydrogenase family protein encodes MDFTLSDVGEAYRKRIREFVDSELIPLEKTPGSYDEHENIDEALLQTLRSKAKQHGLWCLQMPRDRGGQGLQVTDMAACYEEMNRSIFGPVVFNSAAPDDGNMIILNKIATQAQKDRWLQPIIDGQVRSSFAMTEPAPGCGSDPSMMQTRAERKGDHWVVNGTKHFITGAGVAAHFILIARTSDDSRKGLTAFMFHKDDPGWEVVRRIPIMGPEEHGGHCELRFDGLRIPDENRLMEIGDGLKLTQIRLGTARLTHCMRWLGLSKRALEIAGEYVSQRESFGVRLADREGVQWLLGEAAMNVQIGRLLTMHAAWKLDQGDFARKEVSMAKVIVSETLHKSVDTAIQLCGARGYSKDTPLEWIYRYARQARLVDGASEVHKMVLSKNLLAEGGDFWHWG; translated from the coding sequence ATGGACTTCACACTTTCAGATGTAGGCGAAGCCTATCGCAAGCGCATCAGGGAATTTGTCGACAGCGAACTTATCCCGCTGGAAAAGACCCCCGGGTCATACGATGAACACGAGAACATTGATGAAGCCTTGCTGCAGACTTTAAGAAGCAAGGCAAAACAGCACGGCTTGTGGTGCCTGCAGATGCCGCGCGACCGCGGCGGCCAAGGCCTGCAAGTGACAGACATGGCAGCCTGCTACGAAGAAATGAATCGTTCGATTTTCGGGCCGGTGGTGTTCAATTCCGCGGCGCCCGACGACGGCAATATGATCATACTGAACAAGATCGCCACCCAGGCGCAAAAAGACCGCTGGCTGCAACCGATCATCGATGGCCAGGTGCGTTCATCGTTCGCCATGACGGAGCCCGCTCCCGGCTGCGGGTCCGACCCGTCCATGATGCAGACTCGCGCCGAACGCAAGGGCGACCACTGGGTGGTCAACGGAACCAAGCATTTCATCACAGGGGCCGGAGTCGCGGCGCATTTCATTCTTATCGCCCGCACCTCCGACGATAGCCGCAAAGGCTTGACGGCCTTCATGTTTCACAAAGACGATCCTGGCTGGGAAGTGGTGCGCCGCATTCCCATCATGGGGCCCGAGGAACACGGCGGCCATTGCGAATTGCGCTTCGATGGCCTGCGCATTCCCGATGAAAACCGTTTGATGGAAATCGGCGACGGCCTGAAATTGACGCAGATACGCCTGGGTACCGCGCGCCTGACGCACTGCATGCGCTGGCTCGGCCTTTCCAAGCGGGCTCTCGAAATCGCCGGCGAATATGTATCGCAGCGGGAATCGTTCGGCGTCAGGCTGGCCGACCGCGAAGGCGTGCAATGGTTGCTGGGCGAAGCAGCCATGAATGTCCAGATCGGCCGTCTGCTGACCATGCACGCGGCCTGGAAGCTGGATCAGGGCGATTTTGCCCGCAAGGAAGTCTCCATGGCTAAAGTCATTGTGTCGGAAACCTTGCACAAATCGGTGGATACCGCCATTCAATTGTGCGGCGCCCGGGGTTATTCCAAAGATACGCCTCTCGAATGGATATACCGGTACGCCCGCCAGGCTCGGCTGGTGGATGGTGCATCGGAAGTCCACAAAATGGTGTTGTCCAAGAACCTGCTGGCCGAGGGTGGCGATTTCTGGCACTGGGGATAA
- a CDS encoding 2-phosphosulfolactate phosphatase codes for MQKINVIARKDDLDPQRAPGKVAIVLDIIFATSTIVTALQQGARSVVPALDEAQARQLAGVREPEGFVLAGEYHADTLSGFHAYNPLAMRASLLAGKDLIYSTTNGTVALCKAQACRHVYIGALLNARAVVDHLLRHFQTETILLVCAGSRGTFSLEDFFAAGYFVSLLFELGGKSRIALSDSAIAAMRLARQNDPLDILLSSKVGLRMLDRGMQADIEHSAALDTCSIIPVLTNGIVVRA; via the coding sequence GTGCAAAAAATAAATGTGATTGCCCGCAAAGACGATCTCGATCCGCAGCGGGCGCCGGGCAAGGTGGCCATTGTGCTGGATATCATCTTTGCCACCAGCACCATTGTCACAGCGTTGCAACAGGGCGCCCGATCGGTCGTACCCGCATTGGACGAGGCCCAGGCCAGGCAGCTGGCCGGTGTGCGCGAACCGGAGGGCTTCGTCCTTGCCGGCGAATATCACGCCGACACGCTTTCCGGATTTCATGCCTACAACCCTCTGGCAATGCGCGCTTCACTGCTTGCCGGCAAGGATCTTATTTACTCCACAACCAATGGCACCGTCGCATTGTGCAAGGCGCAGGCATGCCGGCATGTATACATCGGCGCCCTGCTCAATGCCCGCGCGGTGGTAGACCACTTGCTGCGGCACTTCCAGACAGAAACCATACTGCTCGTATGCGCAGGCTCGCGCGGCACCTTTTCGCTGGAAGATTTCTTTGCCGCCGGCTACTTCGTCAGCCTGCTTTTCGAACTGGGAGGAAAGAGTCGAATAGCACTGAGCGATTCGGCCATTGCAGCCATGCGTCTGGCTCGGCAAAACGATCCGCTCGATATACTGCTGTCGTCAAAAGTCGGGCTGCGCATGCTCGATCGCGGCATGCAGGCCGATATTGAGCATTCCGCCGCCCTGGATACCTGTTCCATTATCCCCGTTCTGACAAATGGCATAGTGGTTCGCGCATGA
- a CDS encoding phosphotransferase family protein codes for MELEDTAKALAQFVRLQTHADKVGVLEFFRLSGGAIQNNYALTVDLAGGRSPGRKELVVRSDAPSRIAASLSRPQEFHVLAAAYRAGVTVPQPLWLCEDESLVGEAFCIMSRARGSASPRQLLRGALNEAQAHTLTVQLGVELARLHQVRPPHPSLDFLPIPQASPALHRIQTYRQALGSIPEPHPVLEWSLNYLQDHVPGGSELVLCHGDFRTGNYMTENGQLTAILDWEFAAWSDPYEDLGWLCSKSWRFGVNDRQVGGVGHKNELFEGYSSLSGKPVDTGKVLYWEIMAMTRWAIIALQQAQRHLSGEQSSLELALTGRMLPEIESDLLAQIHEIGKSHD; via the coding sequence ATGGAGCTCGAAGACACCGCCAAGGCCCTTGCGCAGTTTGTCAGGCTCCAGACTCACGCCGACAAGGTGGGCGTGCTCGAGTTTTTCCGCTTGTCGGGCGGCGCAATACAAAACAATTATGCCCTGACGGTAGATCTCGCCGGCGGCCGGAGCCCCGGGCGCAAAGAACTGGTAGTGCGCAGCGACGCCCCGTCGCGCATAGCGGCCAGCCTGAGTCGTCCGCAAGAGTTTCATGTGCTGGCCGCCGCATACCGGGCTGGAGTAACCGTTCCGCAGCCCTTGTGGCTATGCGAAGATGAATCCCTGGTCGGCGAGGCATTCTGCATCATGAGCCGGGCTCGTGGCTCGGCCTCGCCGCGCCAATTGCTACGGGGAGCACTCAACGAAGCGCAGGCACACACCCTCACGGTGCAACTGGGTGTCGAACTGGCCCGCCTGCATCAAGTCAGGCCACCTCATCCCAGCCTTGATTTTCTGCCCATACCCCAGGCGAGCCCCGCCCTTCACCGCATCCAGACCTATCGTCAGGCGCTGGGCTCCATACCCGAGCCGCATCCCGTCCTGGAGTGGTCGCTTAATTACCTGCAGGATCACGTACCGGGCGGCAGCGAGCTCGTCTTGTGCCACGGCGACTTTCGTACCGGCAACTATATGACGGAAAATGGACAGCTGACCGCAATCCTCGACTGGGAATTTGCCGCCTGGAGCGACCCTTACGAAGACCTGGGATGGCTCTGCTCGAAAAGCTGGCGATTCGGAGTCAATGATCGGCAAGTAGGGGGCGTGGGCCACAAAAATGAACTGTTCGAGGGCTACTCGAGCCTTTCGGGAAAGCCTGTCGATACCGGCAAAGTCCTGTATTGGGAAATCATGGCGATGACCCGCTGGGCGATTATCGCCCTGCAGCAGGCGCAACGCCATTTATCAGGGGAGCAGTCCTCGCTTGAACTTGCGCTGACCGGACGCATGCTGCCCGAGATCGAATCCGATCTGCTCGCCCAGATCCATGAAATTGGGAAAAGCCATGATTAA
- a CDS encoding ABC transporter ATP-binding protein, giving the protein MTDRNLHESPRHRGHLAIIGLEKSYQSQTVVSDMNLEVQPGEFVALLGPSGCGKTTVLRSIAGLVTPSAGDIRIDDASVLKQAIHKRDLGMVFQSYALFPHLTVWQNVAFGLKMHGTPKRQIAPQVEGALDLVQMRHLAERFPAQLSGGQQQRIALARAIVTNPTALLLDEPFSALDAKLRESMQIELRQLQRRLRITTIFVTHDQHEAMAMADRIAVMNNGRVEQFDTPQAIYGRPATLFVAEFIGKTNRMPGNMIGRENGCALIRIEGREEACLARDNPDIEVGDPVLVVLRPEKIELVPEGSHINGYTGLLDGRVSEVIFTGEKSMVFLQSACGDFTVASQNRSCKGVIQAMPGSAVKMGWNAADMLVFPLPGN; this is encoded by the coding sequence ATGACTGATCGGAACCTGCATGAGTCACCGCGGCACAGAGGGCATCTGGCCATTATCGGGCTGGAAAAATCCTACCAATCACAAACGGTTGTGTCGGATATGAATCTCGAGGTACAGCCTGGCGAATTCGTTGCCTTGCTGGGGCCATCCGGCTGCGGCAAAACAACCGTGCTCAGGAGCATAGCCGGCTTGGTGACGCCCTCGGCCGGAGACATTCGTATCGATGATGCCTCGGTCTTGAAACAAGCTATTCATAAACGCGATCTGGGCATGGTGTTTCAAAGCTATGCCTTGTTTCCTCACTTGACCGTATGGCAGAACGTTGCATTCGGCTTGAAGATGCACGGCACACCCAAGCGGCAGATAGCGCCTCAGGTCGAGGGCGCGCTTGACCTGGTACAGATGCGTCATCTCGCCGAACGGTTTCCTGCCCAACTTTCCGGCGGCCAGCAACAACGCATCGCGCTGGCGCGCGCCATTGTCACCAACCCGACCGCATTATTGCTCGACGAGCCGTTCAGCGCTCTGGATGCCAAGCTGCGCGAATCCATGCAGATCGAATTGCGGCAATTGCAGCGGCGCCTGCGGATTACCACGATTTTCGTAACGCATGACCAGCACGAGGCCATGGCCATGGCCGACCGGATTGCCGTGATGAATAACGGGCGAGTCGAGCAATTCGATACCCCGCAGGCAATCTATGGCAGACCGGCAACGCTTTTTGTGGCCGAATTCATCGGTAAAACGAATCGCATGCCAGGGAACATGATCGGACGCGAGAATGGCTGCGCGCTGATACGCATCGAAGGCCGCGAGGAGGCCTGCCTGGCCAGGGACAACCCGGACATCGAGGTGGGAGATCCAGTTCTGGTGGTGCTGAGGCCGGAAAAAATTGAACTGGTACCGGAGGGATCGCATATCAACGGCTATACCGGCCTGCTTGATGGGCGGGTGTCCGAAGTGATTTTCACCGGAGAGAAAAGCATGGTTTTCCTTCAATCCGCCTGTGGAGACTTCACTGTCGCATCCCAGAACCGCAGTTGCAAAGGCGTAATCCAGGCCATGCCCGGCAGCGCCGTGAAAATGGGATGGAATGCCGCCGACATGCTGGTTTTCCCCCTACCTGGAAACTGA
- a CDS encoding beta-propeller fold lactonase family protein, with product MTLSIPAAAGAFAAGLLSLTAHAATFVYVSNAGDGNISVYKLNAGNGALQALGTAPAGMAVMPMAISPDRRYLYASIRSKPYSVISYLIDSKTGALTQLGKSALPDSMAYVSTDRNGRYLFSASYGGDVIAVNPIGPQGVVQGESLQIIKTGPHAHSILPDLSNRFVYVANLGADKVLQFSFDEKTGRLEPIGPGYVRTQQGSGPRHPALSPNGRFLYEISELMGIVTTYRIDPSSGALTQVSSISGLDPKLKLPNGLTGPTPAGDTTPRIWAADMHITPDGRFVYVSERTSSTISAFSADPLTGKLDYLSTTKVEKQPRGFNIDPRGNYMVVSGEKSNKVGVYAIDRKTGGLNLLGQYPGGKGANWVEIVEYN from the coding sequence ATGACGTTGTCCATCCCTGCCGCGGCGGGCGCTTTTGCCGCTGGCCTGCTGTCGCTGACGGCCCACGCGGCAACCTTTGTTTATGTTTCCAACGCGGGCGATGGGAATATTTCAGTCTACAAACTGAATGCCGGCAATGGCGCTTTGCAAGCACTGGGTACGGCTCCAGCCGGAATGGCCGTAATGCCCATGGCCATCAGCCCCGATCGTCGCTATCTTTATGCTTCGATCCGGTCCAAGCCCTATTCGGTCATTTCCTATCTGATCGATTCGAAAACCGGAGCCTTGACTCAGCTTGGCAAGTCGGCATTGCCCGATAGCATGGCGTATGTGTCGACCGACAGAAACGGCCGTTACCTGTTCAGCGCCTCGTACGGGGGTGATGTGATTGCGGTGAATCCGATTGGGCCGCAAGGAGTGGTCCAGGGAGAAAGCCTGCAGATTATTAAAACAGGGCCTCATGCCCATTCGATTCTGCCGGACTTGAGCAACCGGTTTGTCTACGTAGCCAATCTTGGGGCAGACAAGGTGCTGCAGTTTTCCTTCGATGAAAAAACCGGGAGGCTTGAGCCCATAGGCCCGGGATATGTGCGAACGCAGCAAGGATCCGGCCCGCGGCATCCGGCGCTATCGCCCAATGGCCGTTTCCTTTATGAAATAAGCGAGTTGATGGGCATAGTCACGACGTATCGTATCGATCCGTCGAGCGGAGCATTGACGCAGGTGAGTTCGATATCGGGGCTGGACCCGAAGTTGAAATTGCCCAATGGATTGACGGGCCCGACGCCGGCCGGCGATACCACCCCTCGTATTTGGGCCGCCGACATGCATATCACGCCCGACGGCCGCTTTGTGTATGTGTCCGAGCGCACCAGCAGTACGATTTCCGCTTTTTCCGCCGACCCGCTGACCGGCAAGCTCGATTACCTGTCCACTACCAAGGTAGAGAAGCAGCCGCGTGGTTTCAATATCGATCCGCGCGGCAACTATATGGTGGTTTCCGGGGAAAAATCGAACAAGGTCGGGGTGTATGCCATCGACCGGAAAACCGGCGGCCTGAACCTGCTAGGACAATACCCGGGCGGCAAGGGCGCCAACTGGGTTGAGATCGTGGAGTACAACTGA
- a CDS encoding AMP-binding protein translates to MENKYEHGLDQCPANYSALTPISFLKRAAQIFPEKTAVIDDDTRLSYLQLHQRCRRMACTLQEIGIKAGDTVAVLCFNSHELLESHYSVPMAGAVLNALNTRLDAATLRFILGHGEARLLFYDTEFEALVAEVVKGLENPPLLASIERIAKSAPGFAALTYEDMIAAGDPEYSWQKVDNEWNAISLNYTSGTTGNPKGVVYHHRGAYLAAMSNAMAFNMNPDTVYLWTLPMFHCNGWGYPWAIAAVGGTHVCLRKIQAETVLAHIEQHRVTHLCGAPVVLNLLLSDFDKRGTVFANPVQFGLGGAAPPSPVIQRAQKIGFSITHLYGLTETYGPSTLCVWQDDWEGLAPDKLAQKMARQGVANFAIDEVQVLHLAEGIAVPADGKTLGEIVLKGNTLMKGYLKNAKSTQEAFKNGWFHTGDLAVMHPDGYVEVKDRSKDIIISGGENISSQEIEEVLYRHPMVYEAAVVAQADPHWGEVPCAFVCLKENAGAVNEQDIIEFCRAGMASFKVPKRVVFGELPKTSTGKIRKNLLRDQVSQTGQDLSA, encoded by the coding sequence ATGGAAAACAAATATGAGCACGGCCTCGATCAATGTCCGGCGAACTATTCGGCGCTCACCCCCATCAGCTTCCTGAAACGCGCGGCCCAGATATTCCCTGAAAAGACGGCGGTCATAGACGATGACACCCGCCTCAGCTATCTTCAACTCCACCAGCGCTGCCGTCGCATGGCATGCACTTTGCAGGAAATCGGCATCAAGGCCGGCGATACCGTGGCTGTGCTGTGCTTCAACAGCCACGAGCTCCTGGAAAGCCACTATTCCGTGCCCATGGCCGGAGCGGTGCTCAATGCCCTGAATACCCGGCTCGATGCGGCAACGCTGCGTTTTATTCTCGGGCATGGCGAAGCGCGCCTGCTGTTTTACGATACTGAATTCGAAGCCCTGGTTGCCGAAGTTGTAAAGGGCCTGGAAAATCCCCCTTTGCTCGCCAGCATCGAACGCATTGCCAAATCGGCTCCAGGGTTTGCCGCGCTGACCTATGAAGACATGATTGCGGCAGGCGACCCCGAATACTCCTGGCAAAAAGTCGATAACGAATGGAATGCCATATCGCTTAACTATACGTCGGGCACTACAGGCAATCCAAAAGGCGTTGTGTACCACCATCGGGGCGCCTATCTGGCAGCCATGAGCAATGCCATGGCTTTCAATATGAATCCCGATACGGTGTATTTATGGACCCTGCCCATGTTTCATTGCAACGGCTGGGGATATCCCTGGGCGATCGCGGCTGTCGGCGGCACGCATGTCTGTCTGCGAAAAATCCAGGCTGAAACAGTGCTGGCGCATATTGAGCAGCATCGGGTCACGCATCTGTGCGGCGCGCCGGTGGTATTGAACCTGCTGCTCAGCGACTTCGACAAACGAGGCACGGTGTTCGCCAACCCGGTCCAGTTCGGGCTGGGCGGCGCCGCGCCGCCCAGCCCGGTGATTCAGCGCGCACAGAAAATCGGATTCAGCATTACCCATCTGTACGGGCTCACCGAAACCTATGGGCCGTCAACCCTGTGCGTATGGCAGGACGACTGGGAAGGCCTGGCGCCCGACAAGCTTGCTCAGAAAATGGCGCGCCAGGGCGTCGCCAATTTCGCGATCGACGAAGTGCAGGTCCTGCACCTTGCCGAGGGTATTGCCGTGCCTGCCGATGGAAAAACATTGGGCGAAATCGTGCTCAAGGGCAATACCCTGATGAAAGGCTATCTGAAAAACGCAAAGAGCACACAGGAGGCCTTTAAAAACGGTTGGTTCCATACCGGCGATCTGGCGGTGATGCACCCAGACGGCTATGTTGAAGTCAAGGACCGGAGCAAGGACATTATTATTTCCGGCGGTGAAAACATTTCCAGCCAGGAAATCGAAGAAGTGCTGTATCGGCACCCTATGGTGTACGAGGCGGCTGTGGTTGCGCAGGCCGATCCGCACTGGGGCGAAGTCCCCTGCGCCTTTGTCTGCCTGAAAGAAAATGCCGGCGCCGTAAACGAACAGGACATCATCGAATTCTGCCGCGCCGGCATGGCCTCATTCAAGGTACCCAAAAGGGTTGTCTTTGGCGAACTGCCTAAGACATCGACCGGGAAAATCCGCAAGAACCTGCTCAGGGACCAAGTCAGCCAAACAGGCCAGGACCTGTCGGCATAA
- a CDS encoding extracellular solute-binding protein has product MRAISRASSGILGAVLLAGLTLTVPTVNAKNKPDKIVATAYGGIWADSVKKNFVSCFEKKTGVKVDVLTGESAAWLNKIRANPSKPPIDVITLAEADSFRAGREGLLDKITQAKVPYLKDIPDSFHKPWNDYSVVLNFGAMGVMYNKEAIKNPPASWKDLIEGIIAGKYGKKIAWPSGTYTWGPEFIWFVAQQYGGSIDTAFQKIKAMQPYIVKFWNTPVEALNLFGTKTADIVLYWDGRAHSFIDKGNPWAGFYIPQPNTIAGSVLISKVKNSPDIAWDYLNCALSPKGQLGHAETILYGITNKTVVYPPDIKNKVTSADRVIIPPYSEIIDKIPGWVERWNKEIQ; this is encoded by the coding sequence ATGCGAGCAATTTCAAGAGCTTCTTCAGGCATATTGGGAGCCGTCCTATTGGCCGGCCTGACGCTAACCGTACCAACTGTCAATGCGAAGAACAAACCCGACAAGATAGTCGCCACGGCTTATGGCGGGATCTGGGCCGATTCCGTCAAAAAGAATTTTGTTTCGTGTTTTGAAAAGAAGACCGGCGTCAAGGTCGACGTGCTGACGGGCGAATCGGCGGCATGGTTGAATAAAATCCGCGCCAATCCATCCAAGCCGCCGATCGATGTGATCACGCTGGCCGAGGCAGACAGTTTTCGCGCCGGCCGCGAAGGGCTGCTCGATAAAATCACGCAGGCCAAAGTGCCTTATCTGAAAGACATCCCCGACTCCTTTCACAAACCCTGGAATGATTATTCGGTCGTCCTGAATTTTGGCGCCATGGGTGTCATGTACAACAAGGAAGCGATCAAGAATCCCCCCGCCTCCTGGAAGGATCTCATCGAAGGAATCATTGCAGGCAAGTATGGCAAAAAAATAGCCTGGCCATCGGGCACGTACACCTGGGGACCTGAATTCATCTGGTTTGTCGCTCAACAATATGGGGGCAGTATCGACACCGCATTCCAGAAAATCAAGGCCATGCAGCCTTATATCGTCAAATTCTGGAATACGCCCGTCGAAGCCCTGAATCTCTTTGGAACCAAGACCGCCGACATTGTCCTATATTGGGATGGGCGCGCACACAGCTTCATCGACAAAGGCAATCCATGGGCCGGTTTCTATATACCCCAGCCCAACACCATTGCAGGATCCGTATTGATTTCAAAGGTGAAAAACTCGCCGGATATCGCCTGGGATTACCTCAACTGCGCCCTCTCGCCCAAAGGGCAGCTTGGCCATGCCGAAACCATCCTATACGGAATTACAAACAAGACCGTGGTCTACCCACCCGACATCAAGAACAAGGTGACGTCGGCCGACCGTGTCATTATTCCGCCCTATTCCGAAATCATTGACAAGATTCCCGGCTGGGTCGAACGCTGGAACAAAGAGATTCAATAA